One segment of Paraburkholderia bonniea DNA contains the following:
- a CDS encoding ABC transporter permease subunit, protein MKPNRFLQYAVLGTGFLFLYIPIISLIVYSFNESQLVTVWSGFSTRWYAALLHDDELISAAWLSLRVALLTAFASVFIGTWAGFVLARMGRFRGFTLYTGMINAPLVIPEVIQGISLLLLFIELGKWFGWPAGRGIFTIWIGHVMLCISYVAIIVQSRVRDLHPSLEEAALDLGATPFRVFFAVTLPLISQALMAGWLLSFTLSIDDLVLSAFLSGPGSTTLPLVVFSRVRLGLNPEMNALATLFIAVVTVGVVAINYFMLRAERRRTALAL, encoded by the coding sequence ATGAAGCCGAACCGCTTTTTGCAATATGCGGTGCTCGGCACCGGCTTTCTGTTTCTGTATATCCCGATCATCAGCCTGATCGTCTATTCGTTTAACGAGTCGCAACTGGTGACGGTGTGGAGCGGTTTTTCCACGCGCTGGTATGCCGCGCTGCTACATGACGACGAACTGATTTCCGCTGCCTGGCTGTCGTTGCGGGTCGCATTGCTGACGGCGTTTGCCTCGGTGTTTATTGGCACGTGGGCCGGATTTGTGCTGGCGCGCATGGGCCGTTTTCGTGGCTTTACGCTGTACACCGGGATGATCAATGCACCGCTGGTGATTCCCGAAGTGATTCAGGGTATCTCGCTGTTGCTGCTCTTTATCGAACTGGGCAAGTGGTTTGGCTGGCCAGCGGGGCGGGGGATTTTCACGATCTGGATTGGCCACGTGATGCTGTGTATTTCGTATGTGGCGATCATCGTTCAGTCGCGTGTGCGAGACCTGCATCCGTCGCTCGAAGAAGCCGCGCTCGATCTTGGTGCCACGCCGTTCCGGGTGTTTTTCGCGGTTACGCTGCCACTGATTTCCCAGGCGCTGATGGCGGGTTGGCTGCTGTCCTTCACGCTTTCGATTGATGACCTGGTGCTGTCGGCGTTTCTGTCCGGGCCGGGGTCGACTACGTTGCCGCTGGTCGTGTTTTCGCGTGTGCGGCTTGGGCTCAATCCAGAGATGAATGCGCTGGCGACGCTCTTTATCGCGGTGGTCACTGTAGGGGTCGTTGCGATCAATTACTTCATGCTGCGCGCAGAACGGCGGCGCACGGCACTGGCGCTGTAA
- a CDS encoding ABC transporter permease subunit, with product MKRALLNFAAWPVRRFALTGRSAVVAGPFIWLLLFFLVPFLLVVKISFADLQLGIPPYTELTSFKDGVFHLALDLSHYAFLFTDSLYFATYVNSVVVAGISTLLCLLLGYPMAYYIARSNPASRNLLLMAVMLPFWTSFLIRVYAWIGILKNNGLLNQFLLSLGLIHTPIELYRTNTAVYIGMVYTYLPFLVMPLYAHLVKMDLTLLEAAYNLGARPWKAFVQITLPLSKNGIIAGCLLVFIPAVGEYVIPELLGGANTLMIGRVMWNEFFDNADWPVASAVTCAMVLLLLVPMALFQHAQAKALEENDR from the coding sequence ATGAAGCGCGCGCTCCTCAACTTTGCCGCGTGGCCGGTGCGCCGCTTCGCGCTGACGGGCCGCTCTGCGGTGGTGGCAGGGCCGTTTATCTGGCTGCTGCTGTTTTTCCTCGTGCCGTTTCTGCTGGTCGTCAAGATCAGTTTTGCCGATCTGCAACTGGGGATTCCGCCTTATACCGAGCTGACATCGTTCAAGGATGGTGTCTTCCATCTCGCGCTCGATCTCTCGCATTACGCTTTTCTGTTCACCGATAGCCTGTATTTCGCCACCTACGTGAACTCGGTGGTGGTCGCGGGCATTTCCACCTTGTTGTGCCTGTTGCTGGGTTACCCGATGGCGTATTACATCGCGCGCTCGAACCCGGCTAGCCGCAACCTGCTGCTGATGGCGGTGATGCTGCCGTTCTGGACGTCGTTTCTGATCCGGGTTTATGCCTGGATCGGGATTCTGAAAAACAACGGCTTGCTAAACCAGTTCCTGCTGTCACTGGGTCTGATTCACACGCCAATCGAGCTGTACCGCACCAACACGGCGGTGTACATCGGCATGGTCTACACGTATTTGCCATTTCTCGTGATGCCGCTTTACGCGCACCTCGTGAAGATGGACCTGACCTTGCTCGAAGCGGCTTACAACCTGGGCGCGCGTCCCTGGAAAGCCTTTGTGCAGATCACCTTGCCGCTGTCGAAGAACGGCATCATCGCTGGTTGCTTGCTGGTGTTTATTCCAGCGGTGGGTGAGTACGTGATTCCTGAGCTGCTGGGTGGTGCCAATACGCTGATGATTGGCCGGGTGATGTGGAATGAATTCTTCGATAACGCTGACTGGCCTGTGGCCTCAGCGGTGACGTGCGCGATGGTGTTGCTGTTGCTGGTGCCGATGGCGTTGTTTCAGCACGCCCAGGCCAAAGCGCTGGAGGAAAACGATCGATGA
- a CDS encoding ABC transporter ATP-binding protein has product MSDQSSAQTLPGAPPVGNSSAVPGVADDFVQIVDVVKKFGETLAVRQVSLSVKKGELFALLGSSGSGKSTLLRMLAGLETVTSGKILIDGEDLAQMPPYRRPVNMMFQSYALFPHMTVEANVGFGLKQERVPKAELKERVQAMLELVQMTRYAGRKPHQLSGGQQQRVALARSLVKRPKLLLLDEPMSALDKQIRQRTQIELVNILDKVGVTCIMVTHDQEEAMTMAGRLAVMSEGEIVQLGTPHEVYEYPNSRFSAEFIGSTNLFDGTVVDDQPDHVFIETPDLPRPLYVSHGISGPLGMPVGVSVRPERISLTRKPPESAYNWGRGVVTNIAYMGGYSLYHVTLDSGKTVVAHMSSLALSEIDTPTWDDEVYVRWGATAGVVLRS; this is encoded by the coding sequence ATGAGTGACCAGTCGAGTGCGCAGACGCTGCCAGGTGCGCCGCCCGTGGGCAATTCCAGCGCGGTGCCTGGCGTGGCGGATGACTTCGTGCAGATCGTCGATGTCGTCAAAAAATTCGGTGAAACGCTCGCCGTGCGGCAGGTCAGCCTGTCAGTGAAAAAGGGCGAATTATTCGCGCTGCTTGGCAGTTCGGGTTCGGGTAAATCGACGTTGCTGCGAATGCTCGCCGGGCTCGAAACCGTGACCTCGGGCAAGATCCTGATCGACGGTGAAGACCTGGCGCAGATGCCGCCTTACCGCCGGCCGGTCAACATGATGTTCCAGTCCTATGCGCTCTTTCCGCACATGACGGTTGAAGCCAACGTTGGCTTTGGCCTGAAGCAGGAGCGCGTGCCCAAAGCCGAACTGAAAGAGCGGGTGCAGGCGATGCTCGAACTGGTGCAGATGACGCGTTACGCCGGACGCAAGCCGCATCAACTCTCGGGTGGGCAGCAGCAGCGGGTGGCGCTGGCGCGCAGCCTGGTCAAGCGGCCGAAGCTGTTGCTGCTCGATGAGCCGATGTCCGCGCTCGACAAGCAGATCCGCCAGCGCACGCAAATCGAGCTGGTGAATATTCTCGACAAGGTTGGCGTGACTTGCATCATGGTCACGCACGATCAGGAGGAGGCGATGACGATGGCCGGGCGTCTCGCGGTAATGAGCGAAGGCGAAATCGTCCAGCTCGGCACGCCGCACGAAGTCTACGAATATCCCAATAGCCGGTTTTCTGCCGAATTCATTGGCTCGACTAACCTGTTTGACGGCACGGTGGTGGATGACCAGCCCGATCACGTGTTTATCGAAACCCCCGATCTGCCACGGCCGCTCTACGTGAGCCACGGCATCAGCGGGCCGCTAGGCATGCCGGTTGGCGTGTCGGTGCGCCCGGAGCGCATTTCGCTCACGCGCAAGCCACCCGAGAGCGCCTACAACTGGGGCCGTGGCGTGGTGACGAATATCGCGTACATGGGCGGCTATTCGCTGTATCACGTGACGCTGGATAGCGGCAAAACGGTGGTGGCGCATATGTCCAGCCTCGCGCTTTCCGAAATCGACACCCCCACCTGGGACGACGAGGTGTATGTGCGCTGGGGTGCAACGGCTGGCGTGGTGCTCCGGTCATGA
- a CDS encoding polyamine ABC transporter substrate-binding protein yields MKQQWVNRLALLVLCAAPWVTVAAKDTQLNVYNWSDYIAKDTVQNFTKQTGVKVRYDNYDSDDTLQAKLLTGNSGYDIVVPTTNYAGKQIAAGIFMPLDKSKLPNLKYLDPALMALVAGADPGNTYSVPWAYGTTGLGYNVTKAQQLLGKNVPLDSWDVLFKPENLSKLKACGVSVLDAPDQVFAAALHYLGRDPMSSNPDDYRAALALLKTVRPFITQFNSSGYINDLVGGDVCFAYGFSGDVVIAKRRALEAKKPYKVEYYIPKGGAPIWFDVMAIPKDAPHKEAALAWINYIETPQVHAAITNAVFYPNANLEARKYVNKDVANDPAVYPPPEVIKTLFLLKPLPPAIQRLQTRLWTELKSGR; encoded by the coding sequence ATGAAACAACAGTGGGTGAACCGGCTGGCGCTGCTTGTGCTGTGCGCCGCACCATGGGTGACGGTAGCGGCAAAAGACACACAACTGAACGTGTACAACTGGTCGGATTACATCGCCAAAGACACCGTGCAGAACTTCACGAAGCAAACCGGCGTGAAGGTCCGTTACGACAACTACGACAGCGATGACACGTTGCAGGCCAAGCTGCTGACGGGCAACTCCGGCTATGACATCGTGGTGCCCACCACCAATTACGCTGGCAAGCAGATCGCGGCTGGCATTTTCATGCCGCTCGACAAATCGAAGCTGCCTAACCTGAAGTACCTCGATCCGGCATTGATGGCGCTGGTGGCGGGGGCTGATCCAGGTAACACCTATTCTGTGCCATGGGCCTACGGCACCACGGGCCTCGGCTATAACGTCACCAAGGCGCAGCAGTTGCTGGGCAAGAACGTGCCGCTGGATAGCTGGGACGTGCTCTTCAAACCTGAAAATCTGTCGAAGCTGAAGGCTTGTGGTGTCTCCGTGCTGGATGCGCCTGATCAGGTGTTCGCTGCGGCGCTGCACTACCTCGGGCGCGATCCGATGAGCAGCAATCCGGATGACTATCGCGCCGCGCTGGCGCTGCTCAAGACAGTCCGCCCATTCATCACGCAGTTCAATTCGTCCGGCTATATCAATGATCTGGTTGGTGGCGATGTGTGCTTTGCGTATGGTTTTTCAGGCGATGTGGTGATTGCCAAGCGGCGCGCGCTAGAAGCTAAAAAACCCTACAAGGTGGAGTACTACATTCCGAAGGGTGGCGCGCCGATCTGGTTCGACGTGATGGCGATTCCTAAAGACGCACCACACAAGGAAGCCGCGCTGGCCTGGATCAACTACATCGAAACCCCCCAGGTGCATGCGGCGATCACCAATGCGGTGTTTTATCCCAATGCCAATCTTGAAGCGCGCAAGTACGTGAACAAGGACGTGGCTAATGATCCAGCGGTGTATCCGCCGCCCGAGGTCATTAAGACTCTGTTCCTGCTCAAGCCGCTACCGCCAGCAATTCAGCGGCTCCAGACGCGTCTGTGGACTGAGCTGAAATCTGGCCGCTAA
- a CDS encoding phospholipase A, producing the protein MRLNAQPLCFLLLPRPDHRPPLHRPALPLHAFALATLIGLSSLSGNAQAAIAMLAPAREAAASEPLQITLLYSGDEAKKTLTLSPPPTLRLLLTSNDLAPQPIELTREPGTPATLRLRPGEFRKVRFSAPWPDSARGVVRLDPVGFDASPALVTINRGANQIQIANAERAESQATSAGQVAAASASVRPDGEPLTPSGDELTTNRDTMARISYFEPMYVGVGSNGDTTARFQFSFKYRVLMPDDLRSKRFLDNLYFAYTQTSIWDLSANSKPFRDTSYQPQVFYDVADTGWRSTWFSRMGVAAGIGHESNGKSGTDSRSINIAFVRPTWEFGDLSANHLSLSPKFYYYLEKSDNRDIADYRGYVDLLVKYGSPNGWQLAATLRKGMKSWYGSVDAQLTYPLAKLLGSAWGGYAWVGYFNGYGEDILDYNQRQHTVVRIGYSIAR; encoded by the coding sequence ATGCGTTTAAACGCCCAGCCTTTGTGTTTCCTGCTGCTCCCTCGCCCCGATCACCGGCCCCCATTACATCGCCCGGCGTTGCCGCTCCATGCGTTTGCCCTAGCCACGCTCATCGGCTTGTCCAGCCTGTCGGGCAACGCCCAGGCCGCCATCGCCATGCTGGCCCCTGCACGTGAAGCCGCCGCGAGCGAGCCCTTGCAAATCACGCTGCTGTACTCCGGCGACGAGGCCAAAAAAACGCTCACGCTGAGCCCGCCGCCTACACTGCGGCTCCTGCTCACCAGCAACGATCTGGCACCACAGCCCATCGAACTCACACGCGAGCCCGGAACGCCAGCCACACTGCGGCTGCGCCCAGGCGAATTTCGCAAGGTGCGCTTCTCCGCTCCCTGGCCCGACAGCGCCCGCGGCGTGGTACGGCTTGACCCCGTTGGTTTTGATGCGTCACCCGCACTGGTGACGATCAATCGCGGCGCAAACCAGATCCAGATCGCCAATGCAGAACGCGCTGAAAGCCAGGCCACCAGCGCGGGCCAGGTTGCCGCCGCATCGGCCAGTGTTCGGCCTGACGGCGAGCCGCTCACGCCTTCCGGTGACGAGCTGACGACCAACCGTGACACGATGGCCCGGATTTCGTATTTCGAACCGATGTATGTCGGCGTGGGGAGCAATGGCGATACCACCGCGCGCTTCCAGTTCAGCTTCAAATACCGCGTGCTAATGCCCGACGATTTGCGCTCGAAACGCTTTCTCGACAACCTGTACTTCGCGTATACGCAAACCTCGATCTGGGACCTGTCCGCCAACTCGAAACCCTTCCGCGATACCAGCTACCAGCCGCAGGTGTTCTACGACGTGGCAGATACCGGCTGGCGCAGCACGTGGTTTTCGCGCATGGGAGTAGCCGCCGGGATTGGGCATGAGTCAAATGGCAAGAGCGGCACAGATTCGCGCAGCATCAACATCGCGTTTGTGCGGCCGACCTGGGAATTCGGTGATCTCAGCGCGAATCACCTGAGCCTCTCACCGAAGTTCTATTACTACCTGGAAAAAAGCGACAACCGCGATATCGCTGACTATCGCGGTTATGTTGACCTGCTGGTGAAGTACGGCAGCCCGAACGGCTGGCAGTTGGCAGCAACGCTGCGCAAAGGGATGAAAAGCTGGTACGGCAGTGTCGATGCCCAGCTTACCTATCCACTGGCGAAGCTGCTTGGCAGTGCGTGGGGTGGGTATGCGTGGGTCGGTTATTTCAATGGGTATGGCGAAGACATTCTCGATTACAACCAGCGCCAGCACACTGTCGTGCGCATCGGCTACAGCATTGCGCGCTAA
- a CDS encoding DUF1289 domain-containing protein: MASNLHDLPESPCIGVCSTLFDEVCKGCGRTAFEVSNWVFFSDEEKRAIWDRIQREGTAMRFQDPAP, translated from the coding sequence ATGGCTTCAAATCTTCACGATCTGCCCGAAAGCCCATGCATCGGCGTGTGCTCCACGCTGTTTGACGAAGTGTGCAAGGGCTGCGGGCGTACCGCTTTCGAAGTCTCGAACTGGGTTTTTTTCAGCGATGAAGAAAAACGCGCGATCTGGGACAGAATCCAGCGCGAGGGCACCGCGATGCGCTTCCAGGATCCGGCACCCTAG
- a CDS encoding ferritin-like domain-containing protein, with product MSTNVVTVLNDLVETSKDGEKGFRKAAEEAHDAQLKTLFQGCAEDCMRGARELQDAVQHLGGKPESGGSISGALHRGWADVKAAVTGRSDHDILAECEKGEDVAKKHYREALEKDLPSDVRTLVDRQFQGVLQQHDRIRDLRDQYAAAGRR from the coding sequence ATGTCTACGAACGTGGTGACGGTACTCAACGATCTGGTCGAAACCTCGAAAGATGGCGAGAAGGGATTTCGCAAAGCCGCTGAAGAAGCACATGATGCGCAGCTCAAGACCTTGTTTCAGGGCTGTGCTGAAGATTGCATGCGTGGTGCCCGTGAATTGCAGGATGCGGTGCAGCATCTGGGCGGCAAGCCGGAGTCGGGTGGTTCAATCAGTGGTGCGCTGCATCGCGGCTGGGCCGACGTCAAGGCAGCGGTGACGGGGCGCAGCGATCACGACATTCTGGCCGAATGCGAAAAGGGCGAGGACGTGGCGAAAAAGCATTATCGGGAGGCGCTGGAAAAAGATTTGCCGTCCGATGTGCGGACGCTGGTGGACCGGCAGTTTCAGGGCGTGCTGCAGCAGCACGATCGCATCCGTGATTTGCGCGACCAGTACGCTGCGGCAGGCAGGCGCTAA
- a CDS encoding DUF1328 domain-containing protein has translation MLHYAVVFFIIAIIAAVFGFGGIAAGAAGIAKALFFIFIVVFLVTLLLGFIRR, from the coding sequence ATGCTGCACTACGCTGTTGTGTTTTTCATCATCGCAATCATCGCTGCTGTTTTTGGTTTCGGCGGGATCGCCGCAGGCGCAGCCGGCATCGCCAAGGCGCTGTTCTTCATTTTTATCGTGGTCTTTCTGGTCACGCTGCTGCTTGGTTTTATCCGGCGTTAG